A section of the Clostridium sp. TW13 genome encodes:
- a CDS encoding ABC transporter permease — MFFRILKKDLKRKKSMNIILLIFIILATTFLSSSVNNLISISQSVDYFMDKAKTPDYIISTYERAKSKDFDNWINTSKFIKSYDIDRSTMLSKDNIKIKDDSKTREFQPFGETLLQTQPKKYGKILDDNGEEINLKSGEIAFSLAEKNKNNLKVGDKIIITLGNIKKEFSIKLFTKDAIFGSSMNEMKRVLISDEDYEVFKSCKEAGVINNYYIMSDDTTALDKEFRGIDCNTIISVDKSLVHKTFILDMLPSAILIIVSLCLILISFLILRFTIVFTLQDDFKEIGIMKAIGLKNFDIKKVYLIKYIAITLIGVVVGFGMGFPFGNMLLKQSSGNILMKASSGNIFVNIACSVLVVLIVLLFCYTCTRKLNKFSAIDAIRNGSTGESFKGKLRMKLKNHKNIKAPLFIALNDISCNFKRFIVLILTFCIGTVLIIIPLNAINTLKDASIIKIFGIDYSDVLIETDKMDKYTNGATREEYLKDMHNLEKSFKDSGVDIKVYGEVMYRLKFNAGDKDNVLTLMSFQSQESDTNNYNVLKGSMPKLNNEVAITETVAKKLNLSIGDTIYVQIGKEEKPLIVSGLYESMINLGQSARLSPKMNIDFRYLAMMSPFQGNFKGNVDSQTLVNKLKDKYPNYSIKTSQEYVSRYIGSSLDQLDAMKNLIVAIVIGINALITILMMKTFISKEKGEIAMLKSIGFRNSSIRFWQSARINIVLVVAIILGIILSKFLGPITAGQVFAAMGVHNIQFKVQALEVYVLYPIILLVVTTVIAYLTAEAVKKVDLKEINNME, encoded by the coding sequence ATGTTTTTTAGAATATTAAAGAAAGATTTAAAGCGAAAGAAATCAATGAATATTATTCTTTTAATATTTATTATATTAGCAACTACCTTCTTATCAAGTAGTGTGAATAACTTAATCTCAATATCACAGTCTGTTGATTATTTTATGGATAAAGCCAAAACACCAGACTACATTATCTCAACTTATGAGAGAGCAAAAAGTAAAGATTTTGACAATTGGATAAATACTTCTAAGTTTATAAAGTCTTATGATATTGATAGAAGCACAATGCTATCTAAGGATAATATTAAGATAAAAGATGATAGTAAAACTCGAGAATTCCAGCCTTTTGGAGAGACTTTACTTCAAACGCAACCAAAGAAGTATGGAAAAATACTTGATGATAATGGAGAAGAAATTAATTTAAAGTCAGGAGAAATTGCTTTTTCATTAGCAGAGAAAAACAAGAACAATTTGAAAGTTGGAGACAAAATAATCATTACACTAGGAAATATCAAAAAAGAATTTTCAATAAAACTGTTCACTAAGGATGCTATTTTCGGATCAAGCATGAATGAAATGAAAAGAGTTCTTATAAGTGATGAAGATTATGAAGTTTTCAAATCCTGTAAAGAAGCAGGGGTTATTAATAATTATTATATTATGTCGGATGATACAACTGCTTTGGATAAGGAATTTAGAGGGATAGATTGTAATACAATAATTAGCGTTGATAAATCTCTAGTTCACAAAACTTTTATTTTAGATATGCTTCCATCTGCAATTTTAATTATAGTAAGTCTTTGTCTTATATTAATTTCATTTTTAATTTTAAGATTTACAATAGTTTTTACTCTACAAGATGACTTTAAAGAGATAGGGATTATGAAGGCTATTGGACTTAAGAATTTTGATATTAAAAAGGTTTATTTAATAAAGTACATCGCAATAACATTGATTGGTGTAGTAGTTGGATTTGGCATGGGTTTCCCATTCGGTAATATGCTATTAAAGCAATCTTCAGGAAATATTTTAATGAAAGCTTCTAGCGGAAATATCTTTGTTAATATAGCATGTTCTGTTTTAGTAGTATTAATAGTTCTTTTATTCTGCTATACATGCACAAGAAAATTAAATAAGTTTTCAGCCATAGATGCAATTAGAAATGGCAGTACAGGAGAGAGCTTTAAGGGTAAATTAAGAATGAAGCTTAAGAACCATAAAAATATTAAAGCGCCACTTTTCATTGCTTTAAATGATATTTCATGTAACTTCAAGAGATTTATAGTGTTAATCCTAACCTTTTGCATCGGAACAGTGTTGATTATTATTCCTTTGAATGCAATAAATACTTTAAAGGATGCAAGCATAATTAAGATATTTGGTATTGATTATAGTGATGTATTAATTGAAACTGATAAAATGGATAAATACACAAATGGAGCTACTAGAGAAGAATATTTAAAAGATATGCACAATTTAGAAAAGAGCTTTAAAGATAGTGGAGTAGATATAAAAGTTTATGGAGAGGTAATGTATAGACTTAAATTTAATGCTGGAGATAAAGATAATGTTCTTACATTAATGTCATTTCAATCTCAAGAAAGTGATACCAATAATTATAATGTATTAAAAGGCAGCATGCCTAAATTAAATAATGAAGTAGCTATAACTGAAACTGTAGCTAAAAAATTAAATCTTTCTATTGGAGATACAATTTATGTACAGATAGGTAAGGAAGAGAAACCATTAATAGTAAGTGGGTTGTATGAAAGTATGATTAATTTGGGGCAATCAGCAAGATTAAGTCCTAAAATGAATATAGATTTCAGATATTTGGCGATGATGTCTCCTTTTCAAGGTAATTTTAAAGGAAATGTAGATTCTCAAACATTAGTAAATAAATTGAAAGATAAGTATCCAAACTATTCAATTAAAACTTCACAGGAATATGTTTCGAGATATATAGGGAGCAGCCTAGATCAGCTTGATGCTATGAAAAATCTAATTGTAGCAATAGTAATAGGTATCAATGCCTTAATAACAATTCTAATGATGAAAACTTTTATTAGTAAGGAAAAAGGGGAAATAGCAATGCTAAAAAGTATTGGCTTTAGAAATAGTTCAATTAGATTTTGGCAGTCAGCTAGAATAAATATAGTTCTTGTAGTTGCAATTATTTTAGGAATTATATTATCAAAGTTCCTTGGGCCTATAACAGCAGGGCAGGTATTTGCAGCTATGGGAGTGCATAATATTCAGTTTAAGGTGCAGGCCTTAGAAGTGTATGTGTTATATCCGATTATACTGCTTGTAGTAACTACAGTTATTGCTTATCTAACAGCTGAAGCTGTTAAAAAAGTAGATTTAAAAGAAATTAATAATATGGAATAA
- a CDS encoding DJ-1/PfpI family protein, whose translation MRKILCFVYESMADFEITLTCHMLGWNPDKEFISIGYEKTPIRASSNLQYIPEMTVKEAISLDDVDALIIPGGFERTCTPELIELIQKMHKEKKLICAICAAPEFLAKSGVLDNHLYTTTLGEDYYKENELKDPFPRQNYSERKVVRHENIITAKGRSFIDFGIEILDYFNMFDDDSEKSMLSKSYKGE comes from the coding sequence ATGAGAAAAATACTATGTTTTGTTTATGAAAGTATGGCAGACTTTGAAATTACTTTGACCTGTCACATGTTAGGATGGAATCCAGATAAGGAATTCATTAGCATTGGTTATGAAAAGACACCAATTAGAGCTTCTTCAAATCTTCAGTACATTCCTGAAATGACAGTTAAAGAAGCCATTTCTCTTGATGATGTAGACGCATTAATTATCCCGGGAGGCTTTGAAAGAACATGTACGCCTGAACTAATTGAGCTAATACAAAAGATGCATAAAGAAAAAAAATTAATTTGTGCAATATGTGCCGCTCCAGAGTTTCTGGCTAAATCAGGAGTATTAGATAATCATTTATACACAACAACTTTAGGCGAAGATTATTATAAAGAAAATGAACTCAAGGACCCATTCCCTCGTCAAAACTATTCAGAAAGAAAAGTGGTAAGACATGAAAATATTATTACCGCTAAAGGACGATCTTTTATAGATTTTGGTATAGAAATCCTAGACTATTTTAATATGTTTGATGATGATTCAGAAAAAAGTATGTTGTCGAAATCATACAAAGGAGAATAA